From the genome of Eulemur rufifrons isolate Redbay chromosome 11, OSU_ERuf_1, whole genome shotgun sequence:
ACATGGAGGAGACAGCGAGACCAGCTTTAGTGGTGGGCGTCAGTCCCCTGTGGCCAGCAGGTCCCTCCTGGCTGGCGACACAGGGCCACTGGCCTGCACGCGCCCCTCTGTGCTGCAGCAGAAAgatcctgtcccctccccaaagGGGACGAACGTAGTAGCGGCTTGGCTGGGTGCCGTGTGATGCACACGCTTACACAGAACAAAAGAACACGCACTGAGTCCGAAACAGGGAGGATGTTGCCACACAAGGTGACAAGTCCAGCACAAGCTTGAGGATTCTTGGTAGGGAATGTTCCAGGCCCAAGGCCTATTCTCATGCAGCCGAGAGCGGGTGGACAGACTGAGACGGCCTTTCCCGGCAGAACACTTCCTGTCGCTCAGCCTCCAGGcggcctcctctcccctcccctgcttggCACACCTGTGCCCACATCTGTTCCCAGCACTCGGAACAGGGACAGTCTCACTGACTGGGGCACACCCAGGCCTCCCAGGGCGCTCGGCACAGAGGAGCGCTTGGCAAATATTTAGTTAGAAGGCTGCGCTCAGCCCCAGCGCCGACTGGTGCAGGGGCGTCTGGGGGCTTTGCTGGGGGCTCAGGTGCTGGTGGGACTGGAATACAAGCTCTAGAAGCGGGTCTGACAGACCGGGGGCTCCCCGGCTGCCTCAGGGGGATACCGGCCCTGACTCCGACTGCCACAGCTCCCACCCAAGGGCCGGTGAGCCCTGCAAggtgggcagctgggagggggaCGGCCGCCTCCCCCAGACCCAGCCCCAGACAGGCCTGAGGTCCTGGGAAGGGATGACCCTTTCCTCACCCTCTCTGAAGGAGGACTGGCCCCAGCCACCCTTGGTCTGACCGAGGCAGCTGTCCTCGGCAGGAGAGCACTCGCCCTGGCCAGGCCGACCCCATGCGCCGAGGCGTAGCCGGGGCCTGGCGGTGAGTAGGTCCTCAGTGAACGTATGTTGGTGGATTTCGGCCTGGGAAGGGGGTGCTCTGGCGGGGGAAGGAGGGGACAATGTGGGGAACAGTCTCTTGTCGTTTAGCATGGCTGGCCGGCAGGCCCAGTACAGAGAGGTCAGGATTTGGTATCAGacatggatttgaatcctggcacCGCTTCCTACCTAATTAAAATTTGGGcagcttatttcattttttaaaagctttatcgAGTATGATTtacatactgtaaaattcacctattctaagtgtacaattcaatgaccACGGATGCAGAGTTGTGCGACCACCGTGAtcttactttaaatcatttccatGGCTCCAGGCAGAAACCTCGTGCGCCTCCCTCCCACTGCTGAGCCCTGTGGGCGCACACACCAGCCCACGCGGGAAACTGCAGGCTCGGGCGGACGCACGGCACCCCCCAGCCTGGCTTCCAGGAAGACGGAGAGTTGGAGCCTGAGGACAGAGACGGCCCCAGCGCTGACCCATGGCACAACCGGGGTAAGCTGCTTGCCCGCTCTAGGCCTCGACATCTTCTAGAAAGGCAGGAAAACAGCAGCTCCTAGTTCTCTCCTGTGTGTCTGGGCTGCGGCCACTTGGCTGCTCTCCAGCACGGGCCCGGGCCCCTCCTAGGGCACGAGGTCTTGGTCCCgaccctgggcagggctggcgcTCTCAGGGCCGGCCCCCCcatgcctcccacccccacctgctgccCTCAGACAGCGCCCTCCCACAGACCAGGGAGGACTGCTAAGGGCCTTGAGCTCTCTAGCATGATTATTTAAGATTAAGACAAGCAGGATATTAAAAAACAACCTTTATTAAAGCAGCTAGACTTAGCAATGAACACCACTCTTTAAATGGCACACCGATGAAGCAGGGGTTAAACACAAGCGTAGTCTAATTCTGTACACCTTTGATGGTGATGATTAAGTTGCTCCCTTCTTTTCCGTTTACCAGTTCAGAGAAAAGCCCTTTtcgtgttttctctctctcctccttgccTTGGCATCCAACCAGTCCTGCTGTGGGCTCCAGGTGGAGGAGCCCAGCTGAAGgtcttccccgggccttccccagcccccacccccagctgggcccctccctccctgcgaCAGCAGTGGGAGGTGCACAGGGCCCTGTCTGGCTTCCAGCAATGACCTTCAGAACATGTGACAAGCCTCACAAAGCATCCAGTGTGGGACAGGAGAGGAAACTAGCGCTGCCTGGTCTGATCAGATTGGAGATTTTATCACAAGGATGTGAAAACTACCTGAGCCTGCCCTCTCCTCGCAcagctggctggggaggggcgaAGGGGGCCCAATCGAGGGCTCTGGGTCACAGAGAGGAGGGTGAGGCTGCCTCACTCCTTCTTGCCCCCCGGGGCTGGGCTTCTTGTCAGGAGCTTCCCAGGGCTGAAGGGGGCCAGCGTGGCAACCGTGGGGGATTCCAGCTTCACTCTGTCCAGGAGGGTCTTCTTAAGGGCAGCGGGGGAGATCTTTTCTTGGTCCGCCATGGACTGCAGCTCTCTGCAGACAAAGCcccaggagaggggaagggagggaataAGCCCTGGAGCCAGAGCTCTGTGAGTCGTCCCCACCCACGTAACCCTGTTATGTGACACCACCAAGTTCGAACTCCAGCATGGACATTCCCCCAAGCTTCTTGGAAGTACTGTTTAATTGAGTATGGGTTTGTCTTATTTATCTCATTAGATCCAAGCTAGACATAGAGCTCCAGGCAGTATCTGTGGTCGTATGGGGAGTGTGTGTGGAAAATGACATGGTTTGGAGTCATAGACGTGAAGTTGAATCCTACGTCCATCACTTGTTAGCTGTTCGACCCTGAGAAAattgtctctgagcctcaacttcccCATCTTTAAATCAAAGTTAATCCCGGCTATCAGAACAGTGAGAATTCAGTGGAGTACGGCCTGCAATCTCTTAGCTAAACCAAGCCTAATAAGTCATGGTTATTAATAGAGCACAGACTTCTGCTCTGCTAATAGGACCAGACACAGCAGGTTCCACAAGACGGCGCCCAGCTCGGCCCGGCGGCGGCTGGCGCAGAGGAGAGCGAGGCAGACTCACCGTGTTCGGATACAGGAGGCCTCAACCGCATCGATGAGCAGAGAGCGGAAGCCCCCACTCTCGAGAAAGTGCAGGGCGTGGATGGTGGCTCCCCCCGGGGAGCAGACATTGTCCTTGAGCTGGCTTGGATGCTGCTCCGAGTCCAGCAGCATCTTGGCAGCTCCCTAGGACAGGGAGGGCATGGCAGAAGAGGAACTTACTGTGCACCTGGGGACAGGCTTCCCCATGCCCACTCTGCTGCCCAATCCCTATCCCAGATTCCCAACCAACCCCAGCTCAGTGACCCGCAAGAACCCCCATCCCACACCCTGGTCCCGAACGTGCAGGGCAAAGATACTGACCAGCAAGGCCTGGGCCCCCAGTCGGACTGCCAGGCGCCGCGGCAGGCCCATCTTCACCCCGCCGTCAGCCAGCGCGTCCAGGGCCATGAACGCCTGTGGAGACACTCGCTGAGCCCCAGGCAGCGGGCACTCGAGGGCCCTCCCCAGGGTCTGCTCTTTCTCACATCTGGCACTAGCTCCAAGGGTCAACCTCCTCCACCAGCCAGCCATGCCCAAGCGGTGTGTGCTGCCCCCAGCCCAAGCCTGCCACCGGCCCATCCTGCCACCCGGGTTTCCCGG
Proteins encoded in this window:
- the PYCR2 gene encoding pyrroline-5-carboxylate reductase 2 isoform X3, with the translated sequence MSVGFIGAGQLACALARGFTAAGILSAHKIMASSPEMDLPTVSALRKMGVNLTRSNKETVRHSDVLFLAVKPHIIPFILDEIGADVQARHIVVSCAAGVTISSVEKAFMALDALADGGVKMGLPRRLAVRLGAQALLGAAKMLLDSEQHPSQLKDNVCSPGGATIHALHFLESGGFRSLLIDAVEASCIRTRELQSMADQEKISPAALKKTLLDRVKLESPTVATLAPFSPGKLLTRSPAPGGKKE